From the Butyrivibrio fibrisolvens genome, one window contains:
- a CDS encoding CheR family methyltransferase — protein sequence MAYDYEWFKKAVYDLTKIDLNAYKEKQMKRRIDTLIGKYEVKGYDQFMDLIKKDKEVLHAFVTYLTINVSEFFRNPDQWALMDKDMVPELMGKFGKNLKIWSAACSTGDEPYTIVMLLSRHVPLNQINILATDLDSVAIAKAKMGIYAEKEIAGVPKDLKDKYFTKNSDGTVTISNEIKSRVTFKQADLLRDPYPKDYHLIVCRNVLIYFTEEAKDETFRKYYDSLAPGGILFIGATEQIINYKDIGFVRKNSFYYERPKG from the coding sequence ATGGCTTATGATTATGAGTGGTTCAAAAAAGCAGTTTACGACCTGACCAAGATAGATCTGAATGCCTATAAGGAAAAACAGATGAAACGCCGTATAGATACTCTTATCGGCAAGTATGAGGTAAAAGGATACGACCAGTTCATGGATCTGATCAAGAAGGACAAAGAAGTACTTCATGCCTTTGTTACATATCTTACCATCAACGTATCGGAATTCTTCCGTAATCCGGATCAGTGGGCTCTTATGGACAAAGATATGGTTCCGGAACTAATGGGCAAGTTTGGCAAGAATCTTAAGATCTGGAGTGCTGCATGCTCGACAGGTGATGAGCCATATACTATTGTAATGCTCTTGTCACGCCATGTACCGCTTAATCAGATCAATATACTGGCTACTGACCTTGATTCTGTTGCTATTGCCAAAGCTAAGATGGGCATTTATGCAGAGAAGGAGATAGCCGGAGTTCCCAAGGATCTTAAGGATAAGTATTTTACCAAGAATTCAGACGGAACAGTAACTATCTCTAATGAGATCAAGAGCCGCGTAACATTCAAACAGGCAGACCTTTTAAGAGATCCTTATCCCAAGGATTATCACCTGATCGTATGCCGTAACGTTCTTATCTACTTCACAGAAGAAGCTAAGGATGAGACTTTCAGAAAATATTATGATTCGCTGGCTCCGGGAGGTATCCTGTTCATTGGTGCTACAGAACAGATAATAAATTATAAGGATATTGGATTTGTAAGAAAGAACTCTTTCTACTACGAAAGACCGAAGGGATAA
- the rpsA gene encoding 30S ribosomal protein S1: MSEQEQTFEQMLNESFKTIHTGEVVEGTIIDVKPDEAILNIGYKSDGILSRNEYSNDNSLDLTTKLNVGDKMDVKVLKANDADGQVVLSYKRLALDRGNKKIEEAFNNKETLSAKVVQVLEGGLVVVVDEVRIFIPASLVSDTYEKDLTKYQDQEIEFVVTEYNPRRRRYIGNRRMLIAAEKAEKAKELFDKIQAGDIVEGTVKNVTDFGAFIDLGGADGLLHISEMSWGRVESPKKVFKVGDTVKVLVKSIEGKKIALSRKFEDGNPWKNASEKYAVGNVVSGKVARMTDFGAFVELESGIDALLHVSQISKDHIDKPADVLKVGDEVTAKIVDFNEDEHKISLSVKAMLAPEKKDDNEDVASVDIDQVISEQTEE; the protein is encoded by the coding sequence AACCTGATGAAGCCATCCTCAACATTGGTTACAAGTCCGACGGTATTCTTTCCAGAAATGAGTACAGTAACGATAACAGCCTTGATCTTACAACAAAGCTTAATGTTGGAGATAAGATGGATGTCAAGGTTCTTAAAGCCAATGATGCAGATGGACAGGTAGTACTGTCATACAAGAGACTTGCTCTTGACCGTGGCAATAAGAAGATTGAAGAAGCTTTCAATAACAAAGAGACACTTTCTGCTAAGGTTGTACAGGTTCTGGAAGGTGGTCTTGTAGTAGTTGTTGATGAAGTTAGAATCTTCATCCCTGCAAGCCTTGTATCAGATACTTATGAAAAGGATCTTACAAAATATCAGGATCAGGAAATCGAGTTCGTAGTAACAGAGTACAATCCTCGCAGAAGAAGATACATCGGTAACAGACGTATGCTTATCGCTGCTGAGAAGGCTGAAAAGGCTAAGGAACTTTTTGATAAGATCCAGGCTGGTGACATTGTAGAAGGAACAGTTAAGAACGTTACAGATTTCGGTGCATTCATCGATCTTGGCGGTGCTGATGGTCTTCTTCACATTTCTGAAATGAGCTGGGGCCGTGTTGAGAGTCCTAAGAAAGTATTTAAAGTTGGCGATACTGTTAAGGTTCTTGTTAAGTCTATCGAAGGCAAGAAGATCGCCCTTTCCAGAAAGTTCGAAGATGGAAATCCATGGAAGAACGCTTCTGAGAAGTATGCAGTAGGTAATGTTGTAAGTGGTAAGGTTGCTCGTATGACAGATTTCGGCGCATTTGTTGAGCTTGAATCCGGTATCGATGCACTCCTTCATGTATCACAGATCTCTAAGGATCATATCGATAAGCCTGCTGATGTACTTAAGGTTGGTGATGAAGTAACAGCTAAGATCGTAGACTTCAACGAAGATGAGCACAAGATCAGCCTTTCTGTAAAGGCTATGCTTGCTCCTGAGAAGAAGGATGACAACGAAGATGTTGCTTCTGTAGATATCGATCAGGTTATCTCTGAGCAGACAGAAGAGTAA